Genomic window (Alteromonas pelagimontana):
ACGCTTATACCTACGAGTTGTACTTATCTTTAGGTATTTTTATTCCGCTTATTGTCACTAACTGCGCCATCATTGGGCGGGCAGAAGCGTATGCGTCCAAAAATCCCGCGCTTCCTGCTGCGGTGGATGGATTAATGATGGGGACCGGTTTTACCTTAATTTTGATGACGCTTGGGGCAATGCGTGAAGCTCTGGGATCAGGAACCCTGTTTGCTGGTGCTGATCGTTTGTTCGGCCCTATTGCAAAGAATTGGACGGTAACGCTCTTTGAAACGGATCAACCCTTTCTCCTTGCTATTTTACCGCCAGGCGCATTTTTAGGTATGGGATTATTAATAGCCGTAAAGAATATTATTGACCAGCGTATTGCCGCCAAAGAAAAACGCGAGATCCAAAAAGTCACCCGAATTCGGATCACCGCCGAAAGCTAAACCTTCGCGAGTATTATGAATAACGCCAAAAGAAAAGAAATTCTTACCCGCTTGCGGGATGCCAACCCTAACCCCGAAACCGAGTTAAATTTCGCTTCTCCATTTGAGTTGTTGGTGGCGGTAACCCTCTCTGCACAAGCCACTGACGTAGGAGTAAATAAAGCCACGGCTAAACTTTTTCCGGTTGCCAATACTCCTCAGTCTATCTATGACTTGGGAGTGGATGGTCTAAAAGAATATATTAAAACTATCGGCCTTTTTAACGCAAAAGCGGAAAACGTTCATAAGATGTGTCGTATTTTGCTTGACCAGCATAACGGCGAAGTTCCTGAGAGCCGCGAAGCTCTGGAAGCTCTACCGGGTGTAGGCAGAAAAACCGCGAATGTCGTTCTTAATACAGCGTTCGGCTGGCCTGCTATCGCTGTAGATACCCACATATTCCGTGTAAGTAACCGGACGAAGTTCGCTATGGGTAAAACTGTTGAAAAAGTAGAAGAAAAGCTGCTTAAGGTAGTCCCTAAAGAATTCAAGGTGGACGTGCATCATTGGCTGATACTACATGGTCGTTACACCTGTGTAGCCCGTAAGCCCCGCTGCGGTTCCTGTATCATTGAAGATTTGTGTGAATACCCTGATAAGACTGAGTAAACCGCTGACAAAGGCTTACTTGAACGTTTTCAACGCCATTGGGCATTTCAAACTCGCCCAAAGAGAATGCCCCAGTGGTTAATGCTCTACAATGTCGTTATTTGAAAGAGAAAAACTATATTGCGTAGCGGCGCCTTGTTTATTAACCACTGAACGTATTCTTTATTCTGACTGAGTCATGATCACATAGACTGGTACTAGCTCACAACTTCTTCATCTCTCAATGTCAGAACCTCAACGCCGGAAGAAGTGACAAGAACGGTATGCTCCCACTGCGCAGACAATTTTTTATCACGGGTAATAACCGTCCAACCGTCCTTTTTCTGCTTGGTCTTGTAGGTTCCCTGATTGATCATCGGCTCAATCGTAAAGACCATTCCCTCTTTTAAAGTAATGCCAGAACTGGGTTTACCGAAGTGAAGTATCTGAGGCTCTTCGTGCATTTGCTTGCCAATACCGTGTCCGCAATAATCCCGCACCACGCTAAAGCCATGCTTTTCAATGTAACTTTGAATAGCGTGACCGATATCCCCTGTCGTCGCGCCAGGTTTGACGCAATGGATTCCTTTCCACATAGCGTCATAGGTCACATGCACAAGATTTTTTGCTATCGGTGACGGTGTGCCTACAGAATACATTTTACTGCTATCTGCAATATATCCTCCTTTTTCAAGAGTTATATCAATATTAACGATGTCGCCGTTTTTGAGTCTCTTACTTTTAGAGGGCACCCCATGGCAAACCACCTCGTTGATCGAAGAATTTAACACGTACTGGTAACCGTACTGGCCTTTACTCGCCGGTCGCGCCTGTAGTTTATTAACGATGAAATCTTCGACAAAATCATTGACTTCCATAGTCGAGATGCCCACATCAATAACCTTGTCCAGCTCTTTAAAAACGCTGGCCAGTAAACGGCCGGATTCCCGCATCAGCAAGATTTCTTCATTAGTTTTAATAACGATGTTACTCATTCACAAGCCTCACCGATGCCACATTTTGCATGCGCTTTTCCCGTTCAAGAATTTCATCATAATTCAGCGTTGGATTCTGCTCAGCCAAGCGTCCTATTTTTAACCAAAACTCAGCTTGAGAGTTAATCGAACGCTCCATTACCACACTGGTCTTTCTGACTTCTTCATGAAGTTTATCGGAAATTTTTACAATACCCATTTTCAACCTCAACATATATAATATGTAGCATAATGTAGCACAACACATTTAGAACAACTAGCACGAAAATTCTGATGCCGATGCTTTGTGATTAGTAATAGATAAGGCCGTGTTCCCTTTGAAAAGCTAAACGTAAATCTTTCCGACAGAACACTCTGGTTTTGTGTGAGGCTTTTAAAATTCACACCAACAGTAGCTAACCAACCGAGATATCTTCATGATGACAAGAGAAACTCAAACCAGGCGTCAGCTTCCAGGCTGCAGAACAAAAGCCAAAAAAGGCTTGAGTTTAATTTGTCGGTCATAATAATGTCGTCTGAACATATTACTATTCACGCTATAGCACATCAGGAGAATAAAATGAGAATGCTTCATACCATGTTACGTGTAGAGAATCTGGAAAAGTCGCTGGATTTTTACGTCAATACCATGGGAATGAAATTACTTCGCCAGTCAGACAACGAAGAGTATCAATATACTCTGGCGTTTGTTGGTTATGCCGATGAGTCAGAGCAGGCAGTTATTGAACTTACCTATAACTGGGGAGAAAATACTTATGACAAAGGTACTGCATACGGGCACGTTGCCTTTGCGGTAGATGATATTTACGATTTTTGTAAGAAGCTTGAAGCTCGCGGTGCAGATGTTTATCGCAAACCCGGCCCTGTAAAAGGAGGAAGTACTGTTATTGCCTTCGTTCGCGATCCCGACGATTACGCCATCGAACTCATTGAAACCAGAGATTAATATGACCTTCCGGCATGCCGCTCTTGCGCTGGCCCTCTCCACCAGTGCTTTTTCCCGCTTTTCCTATGGGTTTGATATCATTGCTCACCGTGGTGCATCAGGTTATCTACCTGAGCATACCTTAGAGGCGGCTGCCCTGGCTTACGCACAACATCCGTCTTATATCGAGCAGGATGTGGTAATTACCAAAGATGGTGTGCCTGTTGTGCTGCACGATATTCATCTGGAAACGGTTACCGATGTCGAAGCGGTTTATCCGCAACGTGCCCGTTCGGACGGTCGATATTATGCGCTGGATTTTACCCTTGAGGAATTACGGCAACTACGGGTGCATGAACGACAAAACGAAAAGGGAGAAGCCGTTTTTCCTCATCGTTATCAAGGTGACAAAGCCACTTTCCGTGTTGCCACGCTAGATGCTCACATTGAGCTTATCCAGCAGCTTAACCGCATTAGCGACCAAGATATTGGTTTCTATGTTGAGATTAAATCACCCCAATGGCATCGGCAACAGGGAGTGGACATTTCGGCAATCCTGCTCGATACACTAAAAGCAACTAATCTTGCGGGAAAAGACGCCAACCTGTACTTGCAGTGTTTTGATTTTGCAGAAGTGAAGCGGCTACGGAACGAGCTAGGATTTAAAGGAAAACTGATACAACTTTTAGGCGAAAACAGCTGGGGCGAATCTGTCACCGACAATGATTGGTTAATGTCTGATGACGGCTTGTCCGAGCTAGCGACAGTAGCTGACGGTGTAGGCCCATGGTTAGGCCAGTTGCTGGATGCTCAAGCATTAAAAAAAGCTAAGATAGTGGTCCAGCCCTGGCTGGCAACAGCGCAAAAACAGGGTTTGCTCATTCACCCCTACACATTCCGGGTGGATGCCCTTCCCGCGGGATTGAGCGAAGAGCAGGTACTAAGTCTTCTTATTGAGCAACTTAAAGTAGACGGCGTTTTTACCGACCAGGTTCCGCCGATAAAACAATTCCTGATGCAGAACAAGTAATTGTTACGCATCAGGATTTAGATAAATGAACCACAACCCGCCGGTTAAGCGCTCGCGCATCGCTGTTGGAGTTCGGCGAAATATGGCGCTTTTCTCCATGCCCCGTCACTTCAATGCGTTCGGCGGGCACGCCTAAAGCTGTAAAATAGTCTTTTACCTGGCTTGCGCGACGAATCGATAACTGCTCATTGGTCCATCTGCCGCCATAGCTATCCGTATAGCCATCCAGCAGTACTAATTCAAGGTCGCTATCTTCTTTAAGATACTCACCAATCATTTCGAGTTGCTTTTGTGCGTAAGCGGTAAGTTCTGTACTGTTTTTTTCGTACGACAACACGGTGTAAGCAATATCGTCGAAACTGAACGGCAGTAAGTTGGAAACGCAAGAGATAAATTCACGATAGCGGGGAGTAAAATTGCTCGCGTTTAATGACACCGCAACCTTATCATAGCGGTTATACCAGTCCTGATAATAAATGGTTGGCCAGAAACCCTTTTCCAGTTCGCTTAACATGGTCCAAGCTGCATCTTCAGGAAGATCGCCATTATATTGCTTACGTATTGTCATATCAGCAATAGGTTTAGGGGCAACGCCTGGCATCCAGGAAGGAGGTACGGAATACACAGCGGCAACATCAAATTTCTTAGGCAGCAACTTCATATCCAGCTCAAATTCCATATTAAGCTGTTTTGATGCCATACTCGTAAATAATGCATCACCATAACCGGGCAAGGTGTGACTAAGCGTACATTGTAAGCGCGACGCTTCAACCATCTTCCAGTCAGAAGCATCAACTGCAGCTGCATATTGCCGCATAGCGGCGTGACTCACGGTAGCCACCGCTAACAGACTAAGTAATAACAAGCGCAACATTGTTCACATTCACCAGGATTTAAAAGCTTCTCGTTGTAGATATCGCCCGTATGCAGAAAAAGTTTAGCACAGAAATGTCTATAAATAAGATGATGTGATCACTATCATTAAATGTAGCTCAGCTTCAGGGTGGATACCTCGTCGCATTACTGAGATAATCCACGGCTATTATATCAGCACTGTGCGAACAGCAGTATGCTTTTTACGCAGTGCACAAGTTGCAATGGTGGTAAACCTTTTCTATGTCAGATAATAACGCTGCACTCGCTACACGCTTCAGGGGCTATTTTCCTGTCGTCATTGATGTCGAAACGGCCGGATTTAATGCTGCCACTGATGCACTATTAGAGATAGCGGCAGTGACTTTGAAAATGGACGAAAATGGCGATTTGGTCCCGGCGCAAACTTATCACGCTCACATAGAACCTTTTGAAGGCGCAAACCTGGAAGCTGCAGCATTAGAGTTCAATGGTATCAATCCACACTGCCTGCTACGTGGCGCCATTAATGAAGCAGAGGCGATGAAAGCCTTGTGTAAAACCGTACGTAAAGCGCAAAAGGCGGCTGACTGCCAGCGATCAGTGATCGTTGCCCATAACGCCAATTTTGATCTGAGTTTTGTAAACGCGGCTCTTGCCAGGAGCGATATCAAGCGTACACCTTTCCATCCTTTTGTCTCCTTTGATACCACTACCTTAGCCGGATTGGCAGTAGGCCAAACGGTGCTGGTAAAAGCTTGCCGCGCTGCCGGTATCGAGTTTGATCAAAAGGAGGCTCACAGTGCGTTATATGATGCTAATCGCACTGCTGAACTCTATTGCTATATTGTAAATCGGTATAAAGCGCTGGGGGGTTGGCCCTTGTCAACAGGGGGCGATAGCAGTGATACAAGCGATTCGCAGGAAGCGAAAACTTCTCGCGAGTAAGAGGTAGGAAGTTAGCGATTGTAGCTGTTTCTTTTTATAGTAAACAAACCTTCTAATCGCAGTGAGAGTAGTCCGTAAATGAAAAAAGCCGCTTTATTAAGCGGCTTTTTACTAAAAGAGGGATTAGAGAGAATCCGCTTCTTCTGACAAGTATTTTGCTACACCTTCAGGGCTAGCTGACATACCCGCTTTTCCTTCGGTCCAGCCGGCAGGACATACTTCACCATGCTCTTCATGGAAACTAAGCGCATCAACCATACGTAACATTTCATCAATATTACGGCCAAGAGGTAAATCGTTTACTACCTGATGGCGCACCAGGCCATCCGCGTCAATCAGGAAAGAACCACGAAACGCCACGCCAGCTTCTGGATGCTCAACATCATAAGCCTGACAAATCTCATGCTTGGTATCAGCTACCAGAGTATACTTGACAGGGCCAATGCCTCCTTGATTGACTGGCGTGTTTCTCCATGCATTATGAGAAAACTGGGAATCAATGGATACACCGATAACTTCCACGCCGCGCTTCTTAAACTCTTCATAACGTTTGTCAAAAGCAATCAATTCAGATGGGCAAACAAACGTAAAATCTAACGGATAAAAGAAAATGACGGCTTTCTTTCCCTTAATAGTATCGCTCAAGGTGAAAGTATCAACAATTTCACCGCTTCCTAATACAGCCGCTGCAGTAAAATCCGGGGCTGGACGTCCTACTAATACACTCATGATTCGCTCCTAGTTTTATGAATATTTATTATTCAGCAGCTCGTGGGCGAACTGCCTTTTATCTTAGCCTTATTAGCCGGAGATTATTATTGGTACACATCGGAAAATAACAACCGGATAAAGCGACTATATTGCTCCGACTTCTCCCGGGCGAAATTATTGAATATTGAATAAACAATAAATGAAAGGTTCTTAGCCGAACTTCTGGAGCATGGATGCTCCAGCAGAGCCATCAGGGATGATTTTACGGCGTTTCGGGTAAGAAACCTTTACATATTTTCACCGCTGATTGTTTTTTTGCTCACTCATGCGGTGCCCTACGACCTCTCGCGCTTAGCAGCAAGTGTAAACAAATTTTCACCGGCTCATCAACCTGTTAGACATTAAGGGCATCGTTAGTCTTGCTTTCTAAGTAAATAGCAATTATTATCATTCAAGAAGTGGTTGAAAGAGTAACTGAATGTACATTTGCATGTGTTATGGTGTCACCGACAAAGCAATTCGCCACGCCGTTGAGAATGAAGGCGTTGGTAATATTCGTGAGCTGCGAGAGCATCTTGCAGTTGGCAGCCAATGCGGTAAGTGCATACAAATGGCGCAACAGGTCATAGATGCCACTATTGTAGACGAATCCCTTTTTAAAGAAGTGTGTTAGTTTCTTTCAATTAATCTATACCTCAACTTCAGTAATTTTTTAGCCCCCTAAGCTTCTTTGCTTAAACCTGCCTTTTTTTCTCCCGATAACTTGATAAATAACTGCGGCAATTTAATCGAAATCTATGGAAATGCCTTAGTGGAATTACTAAGAAATGGAGAGAAGGCTACGGCTAACATCGACGCAATATCATTAGATAAGCATCGTTGTTTTCTATCGGTGATAGCTAGTGAGTTAGTGGTATCTGCTTTTGCCCAACGTGATACTAATCAGCTTTAATGTGTGATCAGCTCAGAGATAGAGGAATGCATCTAATCAAGGCACATTGGTGAAGGTGGATTAGTATGAGTCATATCAATTAGACACTGACACAAAAAAGCCCGGACAACATGGCCGGGCTTCTTATTAATCTACTTCTACAACAAACAGTGGCTTAATTGGCAGCTTGATCGTTTTCAGTTGGAGAACTCTTCGCCGCAGCCTCTTTTACAATTGGCTGGAGTTCATTTTGCTGGAACATTTCAATGATGATATCGCACCCACCAATAAGCTCGCCATTTACCCATAACTGAGGGAAAGTAGGCCAGTTAGCATACTTTGGCAGCTCGGCACGTATATCAGGATTCTGCAGAATATCCACATAGGCAAACTGTTCTCCGCATGACATTAATGCCTGCGAAGCCTGCGCTGAGAAACCACAACTAGGCAGTTTGGGCGAGCCTTTCATATAAAGTAGAATAGGATTTTCTGAAATTTGCTGCTTGATTTTGTCTATTGTAGACGGGCTATCGATATTATCCATCCGGTTCCTCGCTGGAATGCTGTTCGCGTACACCACTATATGGGCACAGACCGCATTAGTTTCAAGGCTGACCAGTTTAACATAACCACAATCGATTCGTGAACCGGGAAAAACTGGTTACCAAAATTTCTCTGTCTATAGGTCATCAGGGATGATTTTACGACGTTTCGGATGAGGAATATTGCTTATTCCTTGAGAGTGCCTAATTTTTATTCATTCATGCTTGCCTTGCAATTTACTGACTATACTAGAGAATAGAAGATGACTTAACTTATGACTTAAAAAAATCCATCCTGCCCCTATATGGCAAAAAAATCATAATTTTGTCATTGGGTTATCTGTTTTTGCCCTTATACTTAATCTAAGTTGAGACCGGTGTTGGCGCAGGCGATGATTTTGATGCGCCGCGAGCCAACACGTAAATTAATACCAACATGGAGACTCGTATGGCTTTCGAATTACCCCCACTACCCTATGAAAAGAATGCTCTGGAACCCCATATTTCAGCTGAGACGCTGGATTATCACCACGGTAAACACCACGCTACCTACGTGACGAAATTAAATGGTTTGATTGAAGGCACGGATCTGGAAAACAAAAGTCTTGAGGAAATCATCAAGTCTTCAGAGGGTGGCGTTTTTAACAATGCTGCTCAAACGTGGAACCACACGTTTTTCTGGAACTGCTTAAGCCCCAACGGCGGCGGCGAGCCAACTGGAGCGTTAGCTGAGGCTATCAACGCAAAATGGGGATCTTTTGCTGATTTTCAGGCCGCGTTTAATGATAAAGCAGTGAACAATTTTGGCTCTAGCTGGACCTGGTTGGTGAAAACCTCTGATGGTACGCTCGACATCGTGAACACCAGCAATGCTGGTACTCCTATCGCCGATGGCAGCGGCAAGCCTGTTCTAACTGCAGACATGTGGGAACATGCTTACTATATCGATTACCGAAATGTTCGCCCTAAGTATCTTGAAAATTTCTGGAATGTGGTTAACTGGGAATTTGCCAGTGAAAACTTTTCCAAGTAAATATCCCATCAGATAATTACTTCAGTAAAGCCCGCTTTTGCGGGTTTTTTTATACCTTGTGTTAGCGCGATAACACGGAGTGCTTCCTGAGACATCCTCCGGGGCTAGCTTAAATGGCTGTTATTCTGCGTTGCTCTAATTACAAAAGCCCCACCCTTTAACTAAGAACGTCTTCCTGC
Coding sequences:
- a CDS encoding electron transport complex subunit E — translated: MSEYKELTLQGLWKNNPALVQLLGLCPLLAVTSTVINGLGLGLATALVLVGSNLTVSLVRNLVRNEIRIPVFVMVIAAFVTVIQLLMNAYTYELYLSLGIFIPLIVTNCAIIGRAEAYASKNPALPAAVDGLMMGTGFTLILMTLGAMREALGSGTLFAGADRLFGPIAKNWTVTLFETDQPFLLAILPPGAFLGMGLLIAVKNIIDQRIAAKEKREIQKVTRIRITAES
- the nth gene encoding endonuclease III, coding for MNNAKRKEILTRLRDANPNPETELNFASPFELLVAVTLSAQATDVGVNKATAKLFPVANTPQSIYDLGVDGLKEYIKTIGLFNAKAENVHKMCRILLDQHNGEVPESREALEALPGVGRKTANVVLNTAFGWPAIAVDTHIFRVSNRTKFAMGKTVEKVEEKLLKVVPKEFKVDVHHWLILHGRYTCVARKPRCGSCIIEDLCEYPDKTE
- the map gene encoding type I methionyl aminopeptidase, which gives rise to MSNIVIKTNEEILLMRESGRLLASVFKELDKVIDVGISTMEVNDFVEDFIVNKLQARPASKGQYGYQYVLNSSINEVVCHGVPSKSKRLKNGDIVNIDITLEKGGYIADSSKMYSVGTPSPIAKNLVHVTYDAMWKGIHCVKPGATTGDIGHAIQSYIEKHGFSVVRDYCGHGIGKQMHEEPQILHFGKPSSGITLKEGMVFTIEPMINQGTYKTKQKKDGWTVITRDKKLSAQWEHTVLVTSSGVEVLTLRDEEVVS
- a CDS encoding ParD-like family protein, translating into MGIVKISDKLHEEVRKTSVVMERSINSQAEFWLKIGRLAEQNPTLNYDEILEREKRMQNVASVRLVNE
- the gloA gene encoding lactoylglutathione lyase, which codes for MRMLHTMLRVENLEKSLDFYVNTMGMKLLRQSDNEEYQYTLAFVGYADESEQAVIELTYNWGENTYDKGTAYGHVAFAVDDIYDFCKKLEARGADVYRKPGPVKGGSTVIAFVRDPDDYAIELIETRD
- the glpQ gene encoding glycerophosphodiester phosphodiesterase gives rise to the protein MTFRHAALALALSTSAFSRFSYGFDIIAHRGASGYLPEHTLEAAALAYAQHPSYIEQDVVITKDGVPVVLHDIHLETVTDVEAVYPQRARSDGRYYALDFTLEELRQLRVHERQNEKGEAVFPHRYQGDKATFRVATLDAHIELIQQLNRISDQDIGFYVEIKSPQWHRQQGVDISAILLDTLKATNLAGKDANLYLQCFDFAEVKRLRNELGFKGKLIQLLGENSWGESVTDNDWLMSDDGLSELATVADGVGPWLGQLLDAQALKKAKIVVQPWLATAQKQGLLIHPYTFRVDALPAGLSEEQVLSLLIEQLKVDGVFTDQVPPIKQFLMQNK
- a CDS encoding flagellar protein MotY produces the protein MLRLLLLSLLAVATVSHAAMRQYAAAVDASDWKMVEASRLQCTLSHTLPGYGDALFTSMASKQLNMEFELDMKLLPKKFDVAAVYSVPPSWMPGVAPKPIADMTIRKQYNGDLPEDAAWTMLSELEKGFWPTIYYQDWYNRYDKVAVSLNASNFTPRYREFISCVSNLLPFSFDDIAYTVLSYEKNSTELTAYAQKQLEMIGEYLKEDSDLELVLLDGYTDSYGGRWTNEQLSIRRASQVKDYFTALGVPAERIEVTGHGEKRHISPNSNSDARALNRRVVVHLSKS
- the rnt gene encoding ribonuclease T, which gives rise to MSDNNAALATRFRGYFPVVIDVETAGFNAATDALLEIAAVTLKMDENGDLVPAQTYHAHIEPFEGANLEAAALEFNGINPHCLLRGAINEAEAMKALCKTVRKAQKAADCQRSVIVAHNANFDLSFVNAALARSDIKRTPFHPFVSFDTTTLAGLAVGQTVLVKACRAAGIEFDQKEAHSALYDANRTAELYCYIVNRYKALGGWPLSTGGDSSDTSDSQEAKTSRE
- a CDS encoding peroxiredoxin, with product MSVLVGRPAPDFTAAAVLGSGEIVDTFTLSDTIKGKKAVIFFYPLDFTFVCPSELIAFDKRYEEFKKRGVEVIGVSIDSQFSHNAWRNTPVNQGGIGPVKYTLVADTKHEICQAYDVEHPEAGVAFRGSFLIDADGLVRHQVVNDLPLGRNIDEMLRMVDALSFHEEHGEVCPAGWTEGKAGMSASPEGVAKYLSEEADSL
- a CDS encoding (2Fe-2S)-binding protein encodes the protein MYICMCYGVTDKAIRHAVENEGVGNIRELREHLAVGSQCGKCIQMAQQVIDATIVDESLFKEVC
- a CDS encoding Grx4 family monothiol glutaredoxin translates to MDNIDSPSTIDKIKQQISENPILLYMKGSPKLPSCGFSAQASQALMSCGEQFAYVDILQNPDIRAELPKYANWPTFPQLWVNGELIGGCDIIIEMFQQNELQPIVKEAAAKSSPTENDQAAN
- a CDS encoding superoxide dismutase, with the protein product MAFELPPLPYEKNALEPHISAETLDYHHGKHHATYVTKLNGLIEGTDLENKSLEEIIKSSEGGVFNNAAQTWNHTFFWNCLSPNGGGEPTGALAEAINAKWGSFADFQAAFNDKAVNNFGSSWTWLVKTSDGTLDIVNTSNAGTPIADGSGKPVLTADMWEHAYYIDYRNVRPKYLENFWNVVNWEFASENFSK